A portion of the Streptomyces sp. NBC_01335 genome contains these proteins:
- a CDS encoding MarR family winged helix-turn-helix transcriptional regulator, which produces MSENPQPSPSAVQASHEIRAVISRIRRRILNASAVEDLTLGQSSVLARLAGEEGVTATELAAAEGVRHQSMTATVAALVARGLLVRRPDPADGRRLLIALTPEGRRRVEEGRQVRTEWLAERLQDRCTEEERQAVIAALAVLERLTHD; this is translated from the coding sequence ATGAGCGAGAACCCGCAGCCCTCACCCTCGGCGGTCCAGGCTTCGCACGAGATCCGTGCGGTCATCAGCCGGATCCGGCGTCGCATCCTGAACGCCTCCGCCGTCGAGGACCTCACCCTCGGGCAGTCGTCGGTCCTGGCCCGGCTGGCCGGTGAGGAAGGTGTCACCGCGACCGAGCTCGCCGCCGCGGAAGGTGTGCGCCACCAGTCGATGACGGCCACGGTCGCGGCGCTCGTCGCGAGGGGACTCCTGGTACGCCGCCCCGACCCGGCGGACGGGCGGCGCCTGCTGATCGCACTGACACCCGAGGGCAGGCGGCGGGTGGAGGAAGGCCGGCAGGTCCGTACGGAATGGCTGGCCGAACGCCTGCAGGACAGGTGCACGGAAGAAGAGCGCCAGGCAGTGATCGCCGCCCTGGCCGTACTGGAGCGGTTGACCCATGACTGA
- a CDS encoding MFS transporter — MTDAKTQSIAGTEKPAFDRRLLPPMMLGSVLNPINSTIISVALVPIAKALGAPASQTAWLVSALYLATALGQPVVGRLIDIFGPRRLFLVSTSLVGVAGVVGTLAPNLGVLIASRVLLGFGTCAGYPAAMALLRSEGKRTGQDNPGGVLTALAVANQTVAVIGPLLGGLLIGVGGWRATFALNIPLAVAAVLLGLWRLPEAGVEDEPATGGSPQRGSVAARIDLPGMGLFAATLTSLLLFLMNLHLRNWYLLLIVVAAGAAFAVRELRTATPFIDLRVLGGNTPLLATYVRALVAYVVAYAFLYGFSQWTEEGYGLSPFHAGLVQIPMFLMAIGISVVTGRRKSVRGKLLVGAAGQIVACLVILTLSGTSPVWLLLLVALIFGVPQGLNNLALQNSVYFQADPERTASSAGLLRTFAYIGSMVASSATAASFGEHADTGGMHQLAWVMLGAGVVYLLLTVCDRTLGKAAAATDTARTGK; from the coding sequence ATGACTGACGCGAAGACGCAATCCATAGCCGGGACGGAGAAGCCGGCGTTCGACCGGCGGCTGCTGCCGCCGATGATGCTCGGCTCCGTCCTGAACCCGATCAACTCGACGATCATCTCCGTCGCGCTCGTCCCCATCGCCAAGGCCCTGGGCGCCCCGGCCTCGCAGACGGCGTGGCTGGTCTCCGCCCTCTACCTGGCCACGGCACTCGGGCAGCCCGTCGTGGGCCGGCTCATCGACATCTTCGGGCCGCGCAGGCTCTTCCTCGTCAGCACGAGCCTCGTCGGCGTCGCCGGCGTCGTCGGCACCCTGGCGCCCAACCTCGGCGTACTGATCGCCTCCCGGGTCCTGCTCGGATTCGGCACCTGCGCCGGATATCCCGCCGCCATGGCGCTGCTGCGCAGCGAGGGCAAACGCACCGGACAGGACAACCCCGGCGGGGTACTGACCGCTCTCGCGGTCGCCAACCAGACCGTCGCCGTCATCGGACCGCTGCTCGGCGGACTGCTCATCGGAGTGGGTGGCTGGCGTGCGACCTTCGCGCTGAACATCCCGCTGGCCGTCGCCGCCGTACTCCTGGGGCTCTGGCGACTGCCCGAGGCGGGCGTCGAGGACGAGCCGGCCACGGGCGGGTCCCCGCAGCGGGGGAGCGTGGCCGCCCGGATCGACCTGCCCGGCATGGGACTGTTCGCCGCGACGCTCACCTCGCTGCTGCTCTTCCTGATGAACCTGCACCTGCGCAACTGGTACCTGCTGCTGATCGTCGTCGCCGCCGGAGCCGCCTTCGCCGTACGCGAGCTGCGTACCGCCACCCCCTTCATCGACCTGCGGGTACTCGGTGGCAACACCCCGCTGCTGGCCACCTACGTACGTGCGCTCGTCGCGTACGTCGTCGCGTACGCCTTCCTCTACGGCTTCAGCCAGTGGACCGAGGAGGGCTACGGGCTGTCGCCCTTCCACGCCGGGCTGGTCCAGATCCCCATGTTCCTGATGGCGATCGGCATCTCCGTGGTCACCGGGCGGCGCAAGAGCGTGCGCGGCAAACTGCTCGTCGGCGCGGCCGGGCAGATCGTCGCCTGCCTGGTGATCCTGACGCTCTCGGGGACCAGCCCCGTGTGGCTGCTGCTCCTGGTTGCCCTGATCTTCGGCGTCCCGCAGGGGCTGAACAACCTGGCCCTGCAGAACTCCGTCTACTTCCAGGCCGATCCCGAGCGCACCGCCTCCTCGGCCGGCCTGCTGCGCACCTTCGCCTACATCGGCTCGATGGTCGCCTCCTCCGCGACCGCCGCGTCCTTCGGGGAACACGCCGACACCGGCGGCATGCACCAGCTCGCCTGGGTGATGCTCGGTGCCGGGGTGGTCTACCTCCTGCTGACCGTCTGCGACCGCACCCTCGGCAAGGCCGCCGCGGCCACGGACACCGCGCGGACCGGGAAGTAG
- a CDS encoding S8 family serine peptidase: MPPTVPRRRRRLTAAALAAGLTGSLLGLSTLPARAAEVPQPLGAAVPHTAKEAPRSGDDKLGAHDRSLLQTAESKKRKTVTVLLATDEGDTAKLRAKVTELGGHTGMFDDGLGYVRATVPTDEVDRLTALSSVRAVDLSETFELPDPSPVGAGDAEAARGAASGSGPAAPGRLTPADNPYLPTGETGATDFTAAHPAWDGRGVTVGILDTGVDASHPALRTTTTGAPKIKDWVTATDPVGDGDPTWLEMRLKVTAVDGGFRYGGVDWKAPDGTYEFAVFDESKTWGSELAGDVNRDGDTKDSFGVLYRESDHTVWVDAGLDHVFGADDVVEPYAESGKWAAFGTDDPATAVNESMPFTVEHRDDVDLSARGGTSTGKTADFVNIGIVSGAHGTHVAGIATGNGLFGGRMDGAAPGAQVVSERVCLFASGCTSYALAEGMIDVVVDKGADVVNLSIGGLPALNDGTNVRAVLYNRLIDEYGVEIVSSAGNDGPGMNTVSDPSVADRVIAVGASVSKDTWWADYGSRVSARQGLFPFSARGPREDGGMKPEIVAPGAAVSSVPTWMPGESVPQTGYALPAGYAMYNGTSMSSPQAAGAAALLLSAAYGSGVKVTPEALRTALTGSARFLDDTPAYAQGAGLISVPDAWKLLAKKVRPTSYAVEAPVCGVLASRLATPKSGSGVYNRCAPGDGGQTLGRPRDYEIRLTRTGSGSGAATLSWVGNDGTFDAPRSVRLTEGRASVVTVRAHARSVGAHSALLRVDDPATPGVDRLVPVTVVVAAEPAKPSYALSDRGAVDRNATRSVFVSVPEGAASLKADLSGIADGSQTRFLAIDPQGMPAEDTAAARCYTNYSDAGDCAPASRVYEHPMAGVWEFEVDARRTSPVLENPFRLAATVLGAGFDAPSSVIAEAALHAPAEKSFTVVNRFAPATAHPVGGSLGALSEATPTLGDQQMTGKTLTVPRDATRLEVSMGNASDPDADLDLYLLTQSGAVVASSANGGARESLTIDAPKPGFYLLYIAGTDVPSGSTTFDIQDTMFSASLGSVTVDGGPVHLRSGQSTKVAGRLVPDVVPPAGKRLVGRFSLATDEGTTLGSADVLLGKVTQPQAEVTGSFGPAIGLSLDDAGRVAGSQQVSGRSRPIRWDPESGITLLEQADAHDGHVLAQSPSGDYAVGQLTLPDGTRGAVWSPDGKLTTMPLPDWEAYSFDRAYAVNDAGSVVGNATGYLKDPATGRSLQVNDPFVWTAQDGFRRLPHLTDSRTQTEPLALNGAGVVVGHSAKDGARRAVRWDADGTITDLGVLPGMTDSYALSVNATGTIVGTSGDDAFVLKPGGTMTRLPDFGYDAHALEVNDAGWITGTAEVEPDSTTAVVWDPEGRMYDLGAMVDRSHWAPLEGIAINNRGQVAFYAMDLTDGGSTKIVVAGLPV; encoded by the coding sequence ATGCCACCGACCGTCCCCCGGCGCAGACGCCGGCTCACCGCGGCCGCCCTCGCCGCAGGCCTGACCGGTTCGCTGCTCGGACTCTCGACGCTGCCGGCCCGGGCCGCCGAAGTGCCGCAGCCGCTGGGCGCTGCCGTGCCCCACACCGCCAAGGAGGCGCCCCGGTCCGGGGACGACAAACTGGGCGCGCACGACCGGTCGTTGCTCCAGACAGCCGAAAGCAAGAAGCGGAAGACCGTCACCGTCCTGCTCGCCACGGACGAGGGCGACACCGCGAAGCTCCGCGCGAAGGTCACCGAACTCGGCGGCCATACAGGCATGTTCGACGACGGTCTCGGTTACGTGCGCGCCACCGTACCCACCGACGAAGTGGACCGGCTGACCGCGCTCTCCTCCGTCCGCGCCGTCGACCTCAGCGAGACCTTCGAGCTTCCCGACCCCTCGCCGGTCGGCGCCGGGGACGCCGAGGCCGCCCGGGGAGCGGCTTCCGGCAGCGGTCCCGCCGCACCGGGCCGGCTCACCCCCGCCGACAACCCCTACCTGCCGACCGGGGAGACCGGAGCCACGGACTTCACGGCGGCCCACCCCGCGTGGGACGGCCGGGGCGTGACCGTCGGCATCCTCGACACCGGTGTGGACGCCTCCCATCCGGCGCTGCGGACCACCACCACGGGCGCGCCGAAGATCAAGGACTGGGTGACGGCGACCGACCCGGTCGGCGACGGCGACCCGACGTGGCTGGAGATGCGGCTCAAGGTCACCGCCGTGGACGGAGGCTTCCGGTACGGCGGAGTCGACTGGAAGGCCCCGGACGGAACCTACGAGTTCGCGGTGTTCGACGAGTCGAAGACCTGGGGCAGCGAGCTCGCCGGGGACGTCAACCGTGACGGCGACACCAAGGACTCCTTCGGCGTCCTGTACCGCGAGTCGGACCACACCGTGTGGGTGGACGCCGGCCTCGACCACGTCTTCGGCGCCGACGACGTCGTCGAACCGTACGCGGAGAGCGGGAAGTGGGCCGCCTTCGGGACCGACGACCCCGCCACCGCGGTGAACGAGTCGATGCCCTTCACGGTCGAGCACCGCGACGACGTCGACCTGTCGGCGCGCGGCGGCACGAGCACCGGCAAGACCGCCGACTTCGTGAACATCGGCATCGTCTCCGGTGCGCACGGCACCCATGTCGCCGGGATCGCCACGGGCAACGGCCTGTTCGGCGGGCGGATGGACGGCGCGGCACCGGGGGCGCAGGTCGTCTCGGAACGCGTCTGCCTGTTCGCCTCCGGCTGTACGTCGTACGCGCTCGCCGAAGGCATGATCGACGTCGTCGTCGACAAGGGGGCCGACGTGGTCAACCTGTCGATCGGCGGGCTGCCCGCGCTCAACGACGGGACCAACGTCCGTGCCGTGCTGTACAACCGGCTGATCGACGAGTACGGGGTGGAGATCGTCTCGTCGGCGGGGAACGACGGCCCGGGCATGAACACGGTCTCCGACCCGTCCGTCGCCGACCGGGTGATAGCGGTGGGTGCCTCGGTCAGCAAGGACACCTGGTGGGCCGATTACGGCTCGCGTGTGTCGGCGCGCCAGGGCCTGTTCCCGTTCTCGGCGCGCGGTCCGCGCGAGGACGGCGGGATGAAGCCCGAGATCGTCGCACCGGGCGCGGCCGTGTCGTCCGTACCGACCTGGATGCCCGGGGAGAGCGTCCCGCAGACCGGTTACGCGCTCCCCGCCGGGTACGCCATGTACAACGGCACGTCCATGTCCTCGCCGCAGGCCGCGGGCGCCGCCGCGCTGCTGCTCTCGGCCGCGTACGGCTCCGGTGTGAAGGTGACGCCCGAGGCACTGCGTACCGCGCTGACCGGCTCGGCCCGCTTCCTGGACGACACGCCCGCGTACGCGCAGGGCGCCGGCCTGATCTCGGTGCCGGACGCCTGGAAGCTGCTGGCGAAGAAGGTCCGGCCGACCTCCTACGCCGTCGAGGCTCCGGTGTGCGGGGTGCTCGCCTCGCGGCTGGCCACCCCGAAGTCCGGCTCCGGTGTGTACAACCGGTGTGCCCCCGGCGACGGCGGCCAGACCCTCGGCCGTCCCCGCGACTACGAGATCCGGCTGACCCGTACCGGCTCCGGGAGCGGTGCGGCGACGCTGTCGTGGGTGGGCAACGACGGTACGTTCGACGCCCCGCGCTCGGTCCGGCTGACCGAGGGCCGCGCGTCCGTCGTCACCGTCCGCGCGCACGCCCGGTCGGTGGGAGCGCACTCGGCGCTGCTGCGCGTGGACGACCCGGCCACGCCCGGTGTCGACCGGCTCGTACCGGTCACCGTCGTCGTCGCGGCCGAGCCCGCCAAGCCGTCGTACGCGCTGTCGGACCGGGGGGCCGTCGACCGCAACGCGACCCGGTCGGTGTTCGTGTCCGTGCCCGAGGGGGCGGCCTCGCTCAAGGCCGACCTGAGCGGGATCGCCGACGGGAGCCAGACCCGGTTCCTCGCGATCGACCCGCAGGGCATGCCCGCGGAGGACACGGCCGCGGCCCGCTGCTACACGAACTACTCGGACGCCGGAGACTGCGCCCCGGCCTCACGGGTCTATGAGCACCCGATGGCCGGGGTGTGGGAGTTCGAGGTGGACGCACGGCGGACCTCGCCGGTCCTGGAGAACCCGTTCCGGCTGGCCGCCACCGTGCTCGGCGCCGGGTTCGACGCTCCGTCGTCCGTGATCGCCGAGGCCGCGCTGCACGCCCCCGCGGAGAAGTCCTTCACCGTCGTCAACCGGTTCGCCCCGGCGACCGCGCACCCCGTCGGCGGTTCCCTCGGGGCGCTGTCCGAGGCGACCCCGACCCTCGGTGACCAGCAGATGACCGGCAAGACCCTGACGGTGCCGCGCGACGCGACCCGCCTGGAGGTGTCGATGGGCAACGCCTCCGACCCGGACGCCGACCTGGACCTGTACCTGCTCACCCAGTCCGGCGCGGTCGTGGCCTCGTCGGCCAACGGCGGTGCGCGCGAGTCCCTGACGATCGACGCCCCGAAGCCGGGGTTCTACCTGCTCTACATCGCGGGTACCGACGTACCCTCCGGCAGCACCACCTTCGACATCCAGGACACCATGTTCTCCGCGTCGCTCGGCTCGGTGACGGTGGACGGCGGACCGGTGCACCTGCGCTCCGGCCAGTCGACGAAGGTCGCCGGCCGGCTGGTCCCGGACGTGGTTCCGCCGGCCGGGAAGCGCCTGGTCGGCCGGTTCTCGCTGGCCACGGACGAGGGCACCACGCTGGGCAGCGCCGACGTGCTGCTGGGTAAGGTGACCCAGCCGCAGGCCGAGGTCACCGGTTCGTTCGGTCCGGCGATCGGCTTGAGCCTGGACGACGCAGGCCGGGTGGCGGGTTCTCAGCAGGTGTCCGGCAGAAGCCGGCCGATCCGCTGGGACCCGGAGAGCGGAATCACGCTCCTCGAACAGGCGGACGCCCATGACGGCCATGTCCTGGCGCAGAGCCCGTCGGGTGATTACGCCGTCGGTCAGCTGACCCTCCCGGACGGCACCCGGGGAGCCGTCTGGTCGCCGGACGGGAAGCTCACGACCATGCCCCTGCCGGACTGGGAGGCGTACAGCTTCGACCGGGCCTACGCCGTCAACGACGCGGGGTCGGTGGTCGGCAACGCCACCGGCTACCTGAAGGACCCGGCGACCGGCCGCAGCCTCCAGGTGAACGACCCGTTCGTGTGGACGGCGCAGGACGGCTTCCGCAGGCTGCCGCACCTGACCGACAGCCGCACGCAGACCGAGCCGCTCGCGCTCAACGGCGCCGGTGTGGTGGTCGGCCACTCCGCCAAGGACGGCGCGCGGCGCGCCGTCCGGTGGGACGCCGACGGAACCATCACCGACCTGGGCGTCCTGCCGGGCATGACCGACAGCTACGCCCTGTCCGTCAACGCCACCGGGACGATCGTCGGCACCAGCGGCGACGACGCGTTCGTCCTGAAGCCGGGCGGCACGATGACCCGCCTGCCCGACTTCGGGTACGACGCCCATGCGCTGGAGGTGAACGACGCGGGCTGGATCACCGGCACCGCGGAGGTCGAGCCGGACTCCACCACGGCCGTGGTGTGGGACCCCGAGGGCCGCATGTACGACCTGGGCGCGATGGTCGACCGCTCCCACTGGGCCCCCTTGGAGGGGATCGCCATCAACAACCGCGGTCAGGTGGCGTTCTACGCGATGGACCTCACGGACGGAGGATCGACGAAGATCGTCGTGGCCGGTCTGCCCGTCTGA
- a CDS encoding S8 family serine peptidase, translated as MTHVPRRARLAAVAAATVLTTLTAMVTAQAATTAPKATVSAGDVLTGLDEQEIQALHRMASLDIGGLHVTDKTALGSSEPVDVIVQLRTPPAETARLLAAADGRTLSDADARGAVGKAHDTFRATLDTMFSDAVADASDPAGRSAGKGAVAARVQRSYTRSFDGVSLTLPGDRVADLLDHDEVAAVWPDTEVKALTEGAATGAPAADPAPDAPEPADGVDRLHSEGVTGKGVKIGVIDTGIDYHHPDLKAVYAGGYDFVDGDDDPMETTYADWKASGQAETNAGSTYYTEHGTHVAGIIAGQGDPAEARAAHGVAPGAEIHAYRVLGPYGTGNTSDILAAMDRAASDGMDVVNMSLGAAINDPLSPQAVAADNLVLAGVTTVIAAGNSGPAAGTLGTPGAAALPLTVGAHDEPLTLPAYTVSTGGTTAGVRLLAQPYGDALERLADQPRPVADVGTGTAAGYTGKDVTGKAVLVKRGAISLDEKVRRARSMGAAAVLLVNDNADEGHIPFYIGEAASYVPAFSVTAADGAALAAAGPGAEVSFAAAGTFRLGGGGLADFSSRGPVYGTGDIKPEVTAPGVSVLSSVPADIVDPAGGDYTYAYARLSGTSMASPYVAGTAALLLQHDPSLTPDDVKTALMNTAAPMPGDVSVFEAGAGAVDPYAAVHTTAALQVEGDTPYLTLEGAETQLGHRTGALNLGVLPLGRRTDAGHTLRLVNDAARPGTYRVSTVFTRGSGTSQDAAAAHVTLSADDTVNVGARGKATVRTTLHVPADAPAGYYEGYLTLTPTRGTRTHSLRVPFGMRLAKSGFEEVDMTKSVLSTGQNSPDGAVGGGAATFNLKMAGQLRSIDIFLTDKRGKDIGYVGGINTVGLTEGVLYGPATVGAWYFPLTGDKATPIDPRGRWMKDGAYKLRIVGTGADGGTDTELRDVYVDSTVPTYDDAYGTWNPAHPTVVEHPAADTSFPVPGKLVDGQTAAIRASGLDIGQDDNVLYYSYANYNAPTGHTGVGADGTVDARLPYSAGPPTAMFKLWPTDAAGNIGDVRVLNTIKEGVPYVVGDASAASARAGDKVTYTLTAHDLKHWKSFSTQIRYHAGNLKLLAVEPTGELAAHGPSDIRTTADVSAGASSYRTVAFDVADPEGLDADSMPLLKVTYEVTGNTWTTSASLNTGTTSATDTSGTKVSLNILFYGSVRMLNPTSTFNARSAAEALLTKNYAYDSGRDYSADGFRATLTAPDGTRRTLNADAAARMSASGLEPAGAPYRFEVSVPGHFTWYEDVDLAAHGDFGTAGTSAASDATLVAGDVNGDDVIDVRDAAAVYAARGTAERSADIDHDGTVDARDMGWVVQNYLAQNSTADHWTDPVKRLHGRTLEYYVDRM; from the coding sequence ATGACACACGTACCCAGACGCGCACGCCTCGCCGCGGTCGCCGCTGCCACGGTGCTCACCACCCTGACCGCCATGGTCACGGCGCAGGCCGCGACAACCGCCCCGAAGGCCACGGTGAGCGCGGGCGACGTACTCACGGGCCTGGACGAGCAGGAGATCCAGGCACTGCACCGGATGGCCTCGCTGGACATCGGCGGCCTGCACGTCACCGACAAGACGGCCCTCGGTTCCAGCGAACCCGTCGACGTCATCGTGCAGTTGCGTACGCCGCCCGCCGAAACGGCCCGCCTGCTCGCCGCCGCCGACGGCCGCACGCTCAGCGACGCGGACGCCCGCGGCGCCGTCGGCAAGGCGCACGACACCTTCCGCGCCACCCTCGACACCATGTTCTCCGACGCGGTGGCCGACGCATCGGACCCGGCGGGCCGGAGCGCCGGCAAGGGCGCCGTCGCCGCGCGGGTGCAGCGCAGTTACACCCGGAGCTTCGACGGCGTCAGCCTGACCCTGCCGGGCGACCGCGTCGCCGACCTGCTCGACCACGACGAGGTCGCGGCGGTCTGGCCGGACACCGAGGTCAAGGCGCTCACCGAGGGCGCGGCCACCGGCGCCCCCGCCGCCGACCCGGCACCGGACGCGCCGGAACCGGCGGACGGCGTGGACCGCCTCCACTCCGAAGGCGTCACCGGCAAGGGCGTGAAGATCGGCGTCATCGACACCGGGATCGACTACCACCACCCCGATCTGAAGGCGGTCTACGCCGGCGGCTATGACTTCGTCGACGGCGACGACGACCCGATGGAGACCACGTACGCCGACTGGAAGGCCTCCGGCCAGGCGGAGACGAACGCCGGATCGACGTACTACACCGAGCACGGCACCCACGTCGCCGGCATCATCGCCGGACAGGGCGACCCCGCCGAGGCACGCGCCGCGCACGGTGTGGCGCCCGGCGCCGAGATCCACGCGTACCGCGTGCTCGGCCCCTACGGCACCGGCAACACCAGCGACATCCTCGCGGCGATGGACAGGGCCGCGTCCGACGGCATGGACGTGGTCAACATGTCGCTCGGCGCGGCGATCAACGACCCGCTGAGCCCGCAGGCCGTCGCCGCCGACAACCTCGTCCTCGCCGGGGTCACCACCGTCATCGCCGCCGGCAACAGCGGTCCGGCGGCCGGCACGCTCGGGACGCCGGGCGCGGCGGCCCTGCCGCTGACCGTCGGCGCCCACGACGAGCCGCTGACCCTGCCCGCCTACACGGTGAGCACGGGCGGGACCACGGCCGGGGTCCGGCTGCTGGCCCAGCCCTACGGCGACGCCCTCGAACGGCTGGCCGACCAGCCCCGTCCCGTGGCGGACGTCGGCACCGGCACGGCGGCCGGCTACACCGGCAAGGACGTCACGGGCAAGGCCGTCCTGGTGAAACGCGGTGCGATCAGCCTCGACGAGAAGGTGCGGCGCGCGCGGAGCATGGGCGCCGCGGCCGTTCTCCTCGTCAACGACAACGCCGACGAGGGACACATCCCGTTCTACATAGGTGAGGCGGCTTCCTACGTCCCGGCGTTCTCGGTGACCGCCGCCGACGGAGCGGCCCTGGCCGCCGCGGGCCCCGGCGCCGAGGTGTCCTTCGCGGCCGCGGGCACCTTCCGCCTCGGCGGCGGAGGCCTGGCCGACTTCAGCTCGCGCGGCCCCGTCTACGGCACCGGGGACATCAAGCCCGAGGTCACCGCGCCGGGCGTGAGCGTCCTGTCCTCCGTGCCCGCCGACATCGTCGACCCGGCCGGCGGCGACTACACGTACGCCTACGCCCGCCTCAGCGGCACCTCGATGGCGAGCCCCTACGTCGCCGGAACCGCCGCTCTCCTCCTCCAGCACGACCCGAGCCTCACCCCCGACGACGTCAAGACGGCCCTGATGAACACCGCGGCCCCGATGCCCGGCGACGTCAGCGTCTTCGAGGCCGGCGCCGGCGCTGTCGACCCGTACGCCGCGGTGCACACCACCGCGGCGCTCCAGGTCGAGGGCGACACCCCCTACCTGACGCTCGAAGGCGCGGAGACCCAGCTCGGCCACCGCACCGGCGCCCTGAACCTCGGCGTCCTGCCGCTCGGCCGCAGGACCGACGCCGGGCACACGCTGCGCCTGGTCAACGACGCCGCCCGCCCCGGCACTTACCGGGTGAGCACCGTATTCACCCGAGGCTCCGGAACGTCCCAGGACGCGGCCGCCGCCCACGTCACGCTCAGCGCCGACGACACGGTGAACGTCGGCGCCCGCGGCAAGGCCACCGTACGCACCACGCTGCACGTCCCCGCCGACGCGCCCGCCGGGTACTACGAGGGCTACCTCACCCTGACGCCCACGCGCGGGACGCGGACGCACAGTCTGCGCGTCCCGTTCGGCATGCGGCTCGCGAAGTCCGGGTTCGAGGAGGTCGACATGACCAAGTCGGTCCTCTCGACCGGGCAGAACTCACCGGACGGCGCCGTCGGCGGCGGCGCGGCCACCTTCAACCTGAAGATGGCCGGACAGCTCCGCAGCATCGACATCTTCCTCACCGACAAGCGGGGCAAGGACATCGGCTACGTCGGCGGCATCAACACCGTCGGACTGACCGAGGGCGTCCTCTACGGCCCCGCCACCGTCGGTGCCTGGTACTTCCCGCTGACCGGCGACAAGGCGACCCCGATCGACCCGCGGGGCCGCTGGATGAAGGACGGCGCCTACAAGCTGCGGATCGTCGGCACCGGCGCCGACGGCGGCACCGACACCGAACTGCGCGACGTCTACGTCGACTCCACCGTGCCCACCTACGACGACGCGTACGGCACGTGGAACCCGGCCCACCCCACCGTCGTCGAACACCCGGCGGCCGACACGTCGTTCCCCGTCCCCGGCAAGCTCGTCGACGGCCAGACGGCAGCGATCCGCGCCTCCGGACTCGACATCGGGCAGGACGACAACGTCCTCTACTACTCCTACGCCAACTACAACGCGCCCACCGGACACACCGGAGTCGGCGCGGACGGCACCGTCGACGCCCGGCTCCCGTACAGCGCCGGCCCGCCCACCGCGATGTTCAAGCTGTGGCCCACCGACGCGGCGGGCAACATCGGCGACGTCCGCGTCCTGAACACCATCAAGGAGGGCGTGCCCTACGTCGTCGGCGACGCCAGCGCGGCATCCGCCCGAGCGGGCGACAAGGTCACGTACACGCTCACCGCGCACGACCTGAAGCACTGGAAGAGCTTCTCCACGCAGATCCGCTACCACGCGGGCAACCTGAAACTGCTCGCCGTCGAGCCGACCGGCGAACTCGCAGCCCACGGACCGTCGGACATCCGCACCACGGCCGACGTCTCGGCCGGCGCGTCCTCGTACCGCACCGTGGCCTTCGACGTCGCCGACCCCGAGGGCCTGGACGCGGACTCCATGCCGCTGCTCAAGGTCACCTACGAGGTCACCGGCAACACCTGGACGACCTCGGCGAGCCTGAACACCGGCACCACCTCCGCCACGGACACCTCGGGCACCAAGGTGTCGCTGAACATCCTGTTCTACGGCTCCGTGCGGATGCTGAACCCCACGTCCACCTTCAACGCACGCTCCGCCGCGGAGGCCCTGCTCACCAAGAACTACGCGTACGACAGCGGCCGCGACTACAGCGCCGACGGCTTCCGGGCGACGCTCACGGCGCCGGACGGCACCCGGCGCACCCTGAACGCCGACGCCGCCGCCCGGATGTCCGCCTCCGGGCTCGAACCGGCGGGCGCGCCCTACCGGTTCGAGGTCTCCGTGCCCGGCCACTTCACCTGGTACGAGGACGTCGATCTGGCCGCGCACGGCGACTTCGGCACGGCCGGCACGAGCGCCGCGTCCGACGCCACCCTCGTCGCGGGCGACGTCAACGGCGACGACGTCATCGACGTCCGTGACGCCGCCGCCGTGTACGCGGCCCGCGGCACCGCCGAACGGTCCGCCGACATCGACCACGACGGCACGGTCGACGCGCGGGACATGGGCTGGGTCGTCCAGAACTACCTGGCGCAGAACAGCACCGCGGACCACTGGACCGACCCGGTGAAGCGGCTGCACGGCCGGACCCTGGAGTACTACGTGGACCGGATGTGA